Within Xanthomonas theicola, the genomic segment TCCACCTGGGCCTGGATCCGGAGAAGGCCAAGGAGTTCCACGACGAGACCCTGCCCAAGGACGCGCACAAGCTGGCGCACTTCTGCTCGATGTGCGGGCCGCACTTCTGCTCGATGCGTATTTCCCAGGACTTGCGCGGCGCGCCTGGGCAGGACATCCAGGACCTGCGCGACTCCGCCGCCGCGCATGCCGTGGATGCCGGTGCGGCACCGCACGCGGCCGCGGCCGCGGCCGGGAAGCCGGAGCAGGTCGCGGACGCCGGCGCCGAGATTCATGGCCCGACCTAGTGTTCTGTCCGTCAAGAAACTGGCTCATCGCGGAATCGTGTGGGCGCTTCCTGGAGGGTGAGGTAGGCTGGATCCTGGGAAACAAGCGCTTTCCTGCGATGTGCGGGTACGTGCATCCTGCACTGACGTGAGGACGTGGATTCGGGCATGAAATCGGGCCGCCGCCTGCGTGATCTGTTTGCCTTCCCCGGCTTCGTGGCGCAGTCCACGCTCAAGGGCGTGTTCGGCGATCCGAAGGCGCGGATCGAGACTTTGCGAGGCCGAAAAAACGGTTGTGTGCTCCAACTGCGGGCATCGCTGCCGCAGCCGCTACGGCCAGCGTGTGCGGCGCGCCCGCGACCAGCGGGTGGCCGGCTGGTACCTGTACGTGGCGTTCGAGCGCTAGCCGGTCAAGTGTCCGCGGTGCGGCGGCATGCACGTAGAGCGGCTGGCCTGGCTGGCGAAGAATCCGCGCTACACCGGGCGCTTGGCCCTGCATGTGGGCCATCTGTGCCGGAGCATGACGAACAAGGCGGTGGCCGAGTTGGAGCGTCTGCACGACAGCACGGTCACGGACCTGTCCAAGCGGTACGTGGCCGAGCAGGTGCGCCGGGCCGGGGTGCCGGCGCCACGGGCCATCGGCATCGACGAGATCGCCATCCACAAGAGCCAGCGCTACACCCTGCTGTCCCACCACGAGAACCTCACGCTGGACGGCCGCCAGGCACTCAAGAAGCCACTGGCGGCCAACAAGCGGCTGAACACCGCTTACCTGTGGAAGGAATCGTTCGTCCAGTGGTGGAGCTACCGCAGCGAACGCGGCGCCCGGGCGTTCTTCGAGCGCTGCAAGCAGAGCCTGCGCTGGCAGCGGCTGGCGCCATCCCAGAGGTTCGTGAAGAGGATCGAGCGGCATTGGGGACGGCATCGCCGCCTACTGCCATCCCGACCACAAGGTCAGCCTCGGTCTGGTGGAAGGGCTGAACAACAAGATCCGGGTCATCCAGCGCAGCGCCTATGGCGACCGCGATGAGGACTACATCAAGCTCAAGGTCATCGCCAGCGTCCTGCCACCACTCCCCGGAAACGCCAGATTGCACTCACACTGATCCGCCAAGACCCATATTACAGAGCAGGCTAACCGCCCACGTCGGATTGACGTCGGCATCCGCAAGACGCGGAGATCCCAACCTCCACGTATGCGGCGACGGACCCGAACGACAGCGCCTTGAAGAACGGAGCATCGGCGCACGGCCGGCGCGGGCGAACCCGCGCCGCTTCGCGCCTCGGCGCTCTGCCCAGACCTGACGGTCGCCAGCTGCGGCTGTTCGCCTCGGAAGCTGCCGGGAGACTGCAAGCGGGCGCCCATGCGGCGCGGACGCTGGCATGGCTGGATCGCCTCGATGGCGCGGGATCGCACCGCTGGCGACCCGGCATGTGCTGCGCCGCCGCTGCACCGCAACAGTTCGAGGCGCGCAGCCGCGGCGCGACCCGGCCCGGCAACGCCGGCACGCGGCCAGCGCGCGCAACATGCCCTGCGGGCCGGCGGCGCTCACGCGGCAGGCGCAAGCGCCCGGCAGAATGCGGCCAGGCCCCCGTCCGTTCACAGCGCATGCCTTCGATCAACGTGTTGACCATCAACGCGCACATGGGCTTCAGCCTGCTCAAGCAGCGCTTCGTGCTGCCCGCGCTGCGCGACGCGATCGGCACGGTGTCGGCCGGCTTGGTGTTCCTGCAGGAGGTGCTGGGCGAGCACGCGCTGCATGCAAGGTGTCGTTCCGATTGGCCCGCGCAGGCCCAGCACGCCTTCCTCGCCGACCCGCTGTGGCCGCAGTCCGCCTACGGGCGCAACGCGGTCTATGCGCACGGCCACCACGGCAACGCGCTGCTGTCGAAGTACCCCATCGTTGCATGGCGCAACCGCGACGTGTCGGTGCCGGGCCACGAGCGCCGTGGCCTGCTGCACGCCATCGTGCGCGTGCCGGGCCTCGACGTCGACGTGCATACGCTCTGCGTGCACCTGGGCCTGCGCGAAGCGCACCGGCAGCGGCAGATCGGGCTGCTGTGCGGGATCGTGACCGACGAGATCGCGACGGACGCGCCGCTGATCGTGGCCGGCGACTTCAACGACTGGCGCGGGCGCGGGCATCCGCTGCTGCGCCGCTGCGGCCTGACCGAGGCCTTCGACGGCCTGCATGGCCGCATGGCGCCGACGTTCCCGGCGTGCCGGCCGCTGTTGCCGGTCGACCGTATCTACCTGCGCAACGTCCGCATCGAGCAGGCGCACGTGCTGTCGGGGCGTCCGTGGTCGCATCTGTCCGACCACCTGCCGTTGCTGGCGAGGATCGCGCTGTGAGCGGTCGCAAGGCATGACGCCGCCGCGCCATCGATGGCGACGCGCGCACCGGATCGTGCAATGCGCGTTCCTGGCGCTGGTGGCGGTCCTACTGGTGCGCTACGGGCGTTCGCTCGACTGGGCGCAGGTCGGCGCGGCCCTGGCCGGCTACGGCGGCGGCACCCTGGCCCTGGCGGCCGGCCTGGCCCTGGGCGGTTACGGTCTGTACACCGGCTACGACCTGGCCGCGCGCCGCTACGCCGGCCACACGCTGCCCACACTGCGGGTGATGGCGATCGCCGCGATCGCGTACGCATTCAGCCTCAACCTCGGCGCGCTGGTCGGTGGCGCCGGCTTCCGCTACCGCATGTATTCGCATGCGGGGCTGGGGCCGGGCAGTATCGGCCGCATCGTCGCCTTCGCCATCGCGACCAACTGGGTGGGCTACCTGCTGCTGGCCGGCACGCTGCTCGCTTGCGGCCAGCTGCGCACGCCGCCGCAGTGGCCAGTGCAGGGCGCGGACCTGCGCTGGCTGGGCATCGCGATGTTGCTGGCCGCCGTGGCGTATCCGGTCGCATGCCATCTGGCGCACGGACGCGCGTGGCGGGTACGCCGGCATGCGCTGCGCCTGCCGGCGCACGCACCGGCGCTGCTGCAACTGTTGCTTGGCAGCGCCAACTGGGCGTTGATGGGCGCGCTGCTGTTCGCGCTGATGCCGCCCGGCGTGGACTACGTTGCGGTGCTCGGCGCGCTGCTGGCGGCGGCGGTTGTCTCGGCCATCGTGCACGTCCCGGCCGGCATCGGCGTGCTGGAGGCGGTGTCCATCCCCATGCTCGGCCACCAGGCACCGTCGGCGCAGCTGTTGGCCGCGCTGCTCGCCTATCGCGCCTGCTACTACCTGGGGCCGCTGCTGCTGGCGACGGGCGGTTACGCCGCGCTGGAAGCGCGGCGGCGCGGCGCGACGGGATAGGGCCGGTCGCCATGGGCGATGGCGGCCGGAGCGACAGCCGATCCGCGATCGCAGCGATCCGGCCGGTCGCGGATAAGGCGCGATTTTTCGCGGGCACTCCGGTCCAGCGTGCGCCCGGACACTCCGACCGGCCAGCGGCGCAGCGGGCCGGTTGGCGCAATCCGGCCGTACCACGGGATGATTTCCGGCACTGCGGCAACGCCGGTTGTCCGCGGAAACTGCAGCATAACGCTCACAGCGATCATGATGCGCATCATCCTGCGGAACGGGCGCGCACCCTGCGGC encodes:
- a CDS encoding transposase, which produces MALHVGHLCRSMTNKAVAELERLHDSTVTDLSKRYVAEQVRRAGVPAPRAIGIDEIAIHKSQRYTLLSHHENLTLDGRQALKKPLAANKRLNTAYLWKESFVQWWSYRSERGARAFFERCKQSLRWQRLAPSQRFVKRIERHWGRHRRLLPSRPQGQPRSGGRAEQQDPGHPAQRLWRPR
- a CDS encoding endonuclease/exonuclease/phosphatase family protein translates to MPSINVLTINAHMGFSLLKQRFVLPALRDAIGTVSAGLVFLQEVLGEHALHARCRSDWPAQAQHAFLADPLWPQSAYGRNAVYAHGHHGNALLSKYPIVAWRNRDVSVPGHERRGLLHAIVRVPGLDVDVHTLCVHLGLREAHRQRQIGLLCGIVTDEIATDAPLIVAGDFNDWRGRGHPLLRRCGLTEAFDGLHGRMAPTFPACRPLLPVDRIYLRNVRIEQAHVLSGRPWSHLSDHLPLLARIAL
- a CDS encoding lysylphosphatidylglycerol synthase domain-containing protein: MQCAFLALVAVLLVRYGRSLDWAQVGAALAGYGGGTLALAAGLALGGYGLYTGYDLAARRYAGHTLPTLRVMAIAAIAYAFSLNLGALVGGAGFRYRMYSHAGLGPGSIGRIVAFAIATNWVGYLLLAGTLLACGQLRTPPQWPVQGADLRWLGIAMLLAAVAYPVACHLAHGRAWRVRRHALRLPAHAPALLQLLLGSANWALMGALLFALMPPGVDYVAVLGALLAAAVVSAIVHVPAGIGVLEAVSIPMLGHQAPSAQLLAALLAYRACYYLGPLLLATGGYAALEARRRGATG